One segment of Salvelinus fontinalis isolate EN_2023a chromosome 12, ASM2944872v1, whole genome shotgun sequence DNA contains the following:
- the LOC129866922 gene encoding achaete-scute homolog 1b-like, producing METTTITTTQLAQNACPFVLTERRTTITLHAPAQECAIPNDTTAAGYQSKTTVLKRQRSSSPELLRCKRRLSFNGLGYSIPQQLPVAVARRNERERNRVKQVNMGFQTLRQHVPNGAANKKMSKVETLRSAVEYIRALQQLLDEHDAVSAAFQCGVPSPTISNSYSAEPESPHSTCSSDEGSYEPLSSEEQELLDFTTWFDRY from the coding sequence ATGGagactaccaccatcaccaccacgcAACTGGCGCAGAACGCATGCCCATTTGTACTGACGGAGAGACgcaccaccatcaccctgcacGCTCCAGCCCAGGAGTGCGCAATCCCCAATGACACCACTGCAGCCGGCTACCAAAGCAAGACCACCGTGCTGAAAAGACAGCGCTCCAGCTCCCCGGAGCTCCTGCGCTGCAAGCGGCGGCTCAGTTTTAACGGACTCGGCTACTCCATCCCTCAGCAACTCCCCGTTGCCGTGGCTCGGCGAAACGAGCGCGAGAGGAACCGAGTCAAGCAGGTCAACATGGGCTTTCAGACGCTGCGTCAGCACGTGCCCAACGGGGCAGCCAACAAGAAGATGAGCAAAGTGGAGACGCTGCGGTCCGCCGTGGAGTATATTCGAGCTCTGCAGCAGCTACTAGACGAGCATGATGCTGTGTCAGCCGCCTTCCAGTGCGGGGTGCCTTCCCCTACCATCTCCAACAGCTACTCGGCGGAGCCAGAGTCACCCCACTCCACCTGTTCCTCCGACGAGGGGAGCTATGAGCCCCTGAGCTCCGAGGAGCAGGAGCTGCTGGACTTTACCACCTGGTTCGACAGATACTGA
- the LOC129866923 gene encoding interferon regulatory factor 3-like produces MQSCKPQFGDWLIEQVRTEQYTGLFFIDNNKFRVPWKHNSRKDCSEDDLKIFREWAVVSGKINEHRNDKAKWKTNFRSALNSLCRRFKMVEDHSKDSNDPHKVYLVINEYNYESPLIEEITLENYGIDCALTPTENTPPGMEHDILNFSNLTLNPLDLIQHTENSIPVHKHYPVPPVLVQQPYYQVNPDALLNLPAAHSSLWDLEITISYRGSEMRKTQVSGPRVQLHYQCNALEPNTQPLCFPSTYGLPDHKQIEYTNRILGSVQRGLLLEVQNTGIYGYRQDKCHVFSSTSDPREAHPEPRKMPQNEMVQLLSFQQYKNELIAFKENKRGSPDYTIHMCFGEKFPDGKPLEKKLIVVKVVPLICRYFHEVAQGEGASSLQNDNISLQISHHNSLMELINATWPDGPQHAMGQYF; encoded by the exons ATGCAAAG CTGCAAACCTCAGTTCGGTGACTGGCTGATAGAACAGGTGCGGACCGAGCAATACACCGGTTTGTTCTTTATTGACAACAATAAGTTCAGAGTCCCGTGGAAACACAATTCTAGGAAGGATTGCTCCGAGGACGACCTTAAAATATTCAGG GAATGGGCAGTGGTTAGCGGGAAAATCAATGAGCATCGCAATGACAAGGCAAAGTGGAAGACCAACTTCCGCTCTGCACTGAACAGCCTGTGCAGGCGTTTCAAGATGGTGGAAGACCACTCCAAGGACTCAAACGACCCCCATAAAGTCTACCTGGTCATCAATGAGT ataACTATGAGAGCCCGCTCATAGAAGAAATCACTCTGGAGAACTATGGCATTGACTGTGCTCTCACCCCTACAGAAAACACTCCCCCAGGCATGGAG CATGATATACTGAACTTTAGCAACCTAACCTTGAACCCCCTAGACCTGATCCAACACACAG AGAACTCTATACCGGTACACAAACACTACCCAGTGCCACCAGTCCTAGTACAGCAGCCATACTACCAAG TAAATCCGGATGCCCTGCTTAACCTGCCTGCCGCCCACTCATCCCTCTGGGACTTGGAGATCACCATCTCCTATAGGGGGAGTGAGATGCGAAAGACCCAGGTGTCAGGCCCCAGGGTTCAGCTCCACTACCAGTGTAATGCTCTCGAGCCCAACACCCAGCCCCTCTGCTTCCCCAGCACATACGGGCTGCCAGACCACAAACAG ATTGAATACACCAACCGCATCCTAGGAAGCGTTCAAAGGGGTCTTCTCCTCGAGGTACAAAACACTGGTATCTATGGTTACCGGCAGGACAAGTGCCACGTGTTCTCCAGTACTAGCGACCCCAGAGAGGCACACCCTGAACCCAGGAAGATGCCCCAAAATGAAATGGTACAACTGTTGAGCTTCCAGCAGTACAAAAATG AGCTGATAGCGTTTAAGGAGAACAAGCGAGGCTCTCCTGACTATACCATCCACATGTGCTTTGGCGAGAAGTTCCCTGACGGAAAACCCCTGGAGAAGAAACTCATCGTCGTCAAG GTGGTTCCCCTGATCTGTCGTTACTTCCACGAGGTGGCCCAGGGGGAGGGGGCGTCGTCCCTTCAGAATGACAACATCAGCCTGCAGATCTCCCACCACAACAGCCTGATGGAGCTCATCAATGCCACCTGGCCTGACGGCCCACAGCACGCCATGGGGCAGTACTTCTAG